The following DNA comes from Hordeum vulgare subsp. vulgare chromosome 3H, MorexV3_pseudomolecules_assembly, whole genome shotgun sequence.
CAgcatcaaaacaattcaaaaccgATACAGATCAGTTCATAGCCACTCACAGCTCAGCCGAGATGTACTCGATGCGCTTCTTGATGTTGGCCTTCGCTTCCGCGACGTCCTGCTTGACCAACACTGGCCCGATCAGCTTGTACACGTTCGCCCCTTCATTCAGCAGCTCCAGCTCCTACGCACAAAGCCAAACTAGATCAAACCAGGTACTCACACAAATCACCAATCGGAACGGAGTTGAACCAAGGAAGCGCGGGTTCGTGCCTTGAGGACGAGTTCGTTCTCGCCGACCTGGATGGTGAACTGCTTGCGGACCTCGTGGTTCTTGGAGATGTCTGCGAGGGGAGCAGAAGAGATAGAGTTAGGGTTGCGAGGTGGGAGGGACGGGTTCCTCTCCCCTTTTCTCAGGATTTGCCGGCCAGGAAAGCGCACGTGCCTTTCTGGATCTTGCTGAGGACGTTGGCCTGGGACTCGAGGTCGCGCTGCATCTCACGTACTGCAGCCGGTGCCAGTGCCAACGACGACGACATGGTCTGCCGCTgcttcctccaccaccgccggctTCGCGCGTGGGAGTGTAAATGTAGATGTGGCGCTGTCTTCCTTGTTTCCGGGTTTGCGCTTTCTGCCTGAAACAGCATGGAGAGCGACAAAATAAAATTAGATCTCTGCATGTGACTCCTTTGAGCATAGCTAGCTCATGGATAAGAACATATTTCATTTGTATTCTCGACAAACTACACTGCAGTTTAGGAAAATGTTTGGCCCAAAAGATTGGGCGTATGAGATGGATACAGAAGGAGTAAATCTACATCACCAAAACTACAACAAAGCAACGGGCAGCACATTCCGGACAGCAAGATCAAATAATTCTCTGGCGCATCTCAAAATAAATAATACGTAAATAAACAAAAGGGATCTAGCGCCCAGTTCTACGCTCCAAATGAGAATCCTACAAGCTCCGAGATCCCAAGCATACAACCAGCGTATCGACACAAACGTCGACGGACGGAAGAACCCCCAAAGACACTGGCAACAGCAGGCTCCATACGGGGCGCGCGGAGTCCCTAGAAGAGCCTCGATTTTTCGCAGCACAGACGAAAGAAAAACAAAGATCAATTGAGACTAGGGTTTACCCAGAAAGACAAAGGTCGCTCGGGGCGGATCTCCAACGTGGGAGAGCAAGCGGAGCGGCAGTCCCGGCCGGTGGTTCAGGAGGAGATCGCGGTCTGTAGGGGTAGGGGATGGAGAAGCTCTAGCCGAGGATGGCGGCagtggcggcggccggcggctgaAGTAATCGGGAGCGGCGGTGAGAGGGCCTGTTTGGTTGGGTCACCTGGGCTCCATGCGGGAAAAATAGGTGACAGGTCTGGGCCTGAAAATCGAATGAAATTAGGCTGACCAGGCTGCCTGGGCTTATATGGTGTTTGTTGCTATCTGGGCCTGGACTAATACTGAGTACTGTGCTAATTTCTTACTCCTTCCCTTTCAGAATATAATGCATATGGTAACAAAAGACATGGAAAGGAGAGctatccaacacacatcatcacctcacttttagctagtctctgtttattccgtagcttttattttgagttactaacacttagcaactgaaccggtatctaataccccggtgataCTAGGAGTActggtaaagtacacatcaatatcatgtatatccaatatacttttgtcgactacggcagccttctcatctaccaagtaactagggtagttccattCCACTGATCGTTCCACTCATAATAGaaacacttagtctcgggtttgggtttaaccatgggtttcttcactagagcggcaactggtttgcctttcatgaagtatcccttcttacccttgcccttctcgaaactagtgattttactaaccatcaacacttgatgctcctacttgatttctaccttcgcggtgtcaaacatcacgaataactcaaggatcatcatctctatccctgatacgttatagttcatcacgaagctccagtagcttggtggcagtgactttgaagaaccatcactatctcatccggaggattaactcccactcgattcaagtgattgtagcactcagataatctgagtacatgctcaacgattgagattttctcccttactttgtagacaaagaatcttgtcggaggtctcatacctctcaacaagggcacgagcctgaaatcccaatttcatctcttggaacatctcgtatgtcccgcgacgttcgaaacaTCTTCAGCGCCTCAACTCTAAGCCGTTTAGCattacacactaaactatcacgtagtcatcaaaaacatgtatgtgagatgttcgcaacatccacagacgacgctcgaggttcagcac
Coding sequences within:
- the LOC123443016 gene encoding prefoldin subunit 6; amino-acid sequence: MSSSLALAPAAVREMQRDLESQANVLSKIQKDISKNHEVRKQFTIQVGENELVLKELELLNEGANVYKLIGPVLVKQDVAEAKANIKKRIEYISAELKRMDRALKDLEEKQNSKKESIIRLQQKMQAVQAKAQA